The window GGACTACACTTACCTGAATTGATAAAATACCACTGTTTTTTCAAAATCTCATCTCCTATAATTCAATTACGCCTCGGCGTATTTGTGTCCAGATTTTTTTCGAGCTCGCTCGAAAAAAAATCTGTGACATCCGCCGGGGCATTAACTTGATTCAGCTGGGTTTTGAACCCACATTGAATAAAATTGCATATTTGGCATTCATCCCCCACTTATACAATTAAGGGACTTCTGCTGAAACAAGTTAACTATTTTAGCAAACTGACTCGACTAACTCTAATCCATCTCTTATAATAGATGTAGAGAACGAAAGGGGCAATTTAGCAGTGACAATACTTTATTCCATTTTAGCTGTTTTAGCGATCATAATCATTTATGTAGTAGTCAATTCATATCGCTTAAAAAAAGCTGTAACAAATTTAACACAAGAAGAATTTATTAAAGGCTACCGAAAAGCACAATTAATCGATTTACGTGAGCCAAAAGAATTCGAAGCAGGACATATTTTAGGTGCCCGTAACATCCCGACAACTCAATTTGGCACACGTCATAAAGAAATTCGTCCAGATTTACCGGTCTACCTATATTGCCAAAATTCAGGACGCAGCGCGCGTGCAGCTTTGTCATTAAAGAAAAAAGGATACACTCAAATTTTTCAATTACAAGGCGGCTTCAAAACTTGGACTGGTAAAGTAAAAGCAAAATCATAACGAAAATCCAGCTCCCTCTTTTGTAGGGAGCTTTCTTTATATCAATCAAGCCTCGGCTAACTCTTGTCCAGATTTCTTCGAGCCTGCTCGAAAAGCTCCTTTTAAAAATCTATGACAGCCGCCAGGAGCATTGGGCCAACACGATGTTGGTCACTCAGGCGGGGTTTGAGCCCTACTGAATTAAGTGCTGATTTAGTATTTATCCCCCACATATAGAAGGAATGACTTCTGCTGAAGCAAGTTTAATTTGAGTTTCTTCTATTATACACGAAGCGGTTAGAAGTCAAATAATTAACATCTAGTAAAACTGGACAATTACAACAATAATAGAGACAAAGGATGGTTATTCACATGAAAATCGCCGCGCCAAAAATTGCGAATCATTTACCGATGCGTTCCTTCCATGATTTGCAAATGGAAGAAGAGTTAGAACTTTATGATTGCCAAATTATCGATGATGAATTTGAAAATGAACAAATAGACAATTTACGTATTTCCACTGCTCATATAAAGAATTCAAATTTAATCGGTTCCAGCTTATCAAAAGCAGATTTCCTAGACGTCATCTTTGAAAACTGCGACTTATCGAATGTACGACTAGACGGTGCGAATATACACCGTGTCCACTTCAAAAATTGTAAATTACTCGGCGTCAATTTTACAGATGTGCGCTTT is drawn from Solibacillus sp. R5-41 and contains these coding sequences:
- a CDS encoding pentapeptide repeat-containing protein; protein product: MKIAAPKIANHLPMRSFHDLQMEEELELYDCQIIDDEFENEQIDNLRISTAHIKNSNLIGSSLSKADFLDVIFENCDLSNVRLDGANIHRVHFKNCKLLGVNFTDVRFGNVTFEHCIGNLSVFSQSKFDKVQFVSCELKQTDFYDCTFKNIEFHHCNINEANLEETKLAGVDLSSCTFETLTVGIQSLKGCTVSVQQATLLATLMGLIVK
- a CDS encoding rhodanese-like domain-containing protein, with translation MTILYSILAVLAIIIIYVVVNSYRLKKAVTNLTQEEFIKGYRKAQLIDLREPKEFEAGHILGARNIPTTQFGTRHKEIRPDLPVYLYCQNSGRSARAALSLKKKGYTQIFQLQGGFKTWTGKVKAKS